In Sphaerospermopsis torques-reginae ITEP-024, the genomic window AGGAGGTAGAAACCAATTTTCATAACAAGGTTCAGCTAATTTCAGAGAGAATTTTTGTGTACTATTCACTTTTTTTCCTCCTGTTTAATGATGTTAAAATATCGGTATTTAGTACAGGATATGCAGAGTTAAGTTTATAATTGCAGTATTTTTTTTATCAAAACCATTTTCTCAGGTTTTTATGAACTTGTGATAAATACCACATATAATCATCAATTTTATATTTATCCGCAGCTTTAACAATATAATCTTTTGCTAATTCTTCATTCCCCTCCGCTTCATAATACAAACCTAAATAAAGATGACTGTAAAAATTACCCTTTACACCTTCTAATTTACCCACAATCAAAACATCATCAGTTGTACAATTACCTGCAAATAAATCATATACACATCTCATGATTTTTCGCGGATCATTTTTCACAGGTAATAAATAATTTCTCGCTTCTTCCACACCCGATAACCTAGCAATACAAAGATATCTCCACACAGTTTCTTCTACATCCTGTGCATTGACAGTTAAATCAATTTCAAATTGTTTTGCACCTTCGGCTAATCTTTCCGCGTAATAATAAGATAAACCCCTTTGCCACAAATAAGGAGTAATTCGATCATCTAATTTTTCAGCAGTATCAAAATCTGTAATTGACTCCTCAATTTTACTCAGTTGAAAATAAACCATTCCCCGACGAATGTACACATTAGGGTTATTTGGTTGCTTAATAATTGTTTCGTTCCAGCGTTGCAGTTGACTTTCTAAAGAGTTGATAAAAAACATAGATTTTGTGATGAAAAATTATCATAAAATGACTTTTGATCTCTGTATGGTTTTCTTAGTGCTAAACCCCTACTCCTAAATTATTATTAATTCCATTGAGCAGAACAAGCAACACGAAAACCACGATTGTTATCTTTACTAACTGCGGGATAATTGATTCGATAAGCAGAACGGCAATAAACTGGACGATAGGACCAAGAACCACCACGCAATACACGACGAGGGTGATTATCACTACCTGTTAACCACGCGCTACCATCTGTGGGCGCTCCTATATAATTATCATACCAGCCATCTTCGCACCATTCCCAAACTAACCCGTGCATATCATATAAACCAAAAGCATTAGCGGGAAAAGTTCCGACATTCGTTGTTTCTTTGCGGTAAATACCTTTTTGTCCATTAGCATATACATATTCACCATTGTAATTTGCTAAATCAGTGCTAATAGTATTGCCAAAATAAAACGGTGTAGTTGTAGCTGCACGACAAGCATATTCCCATTCAGATTCGCTTGGTAAACGATATAATTTACCTGTTTTTCGTGATAATTTTGCGCCAAATTCCTGAGCTTCATGCCATGATACTTGTTCTACTGGCCGGTTAGCACCTTTAAAATGAGATGGGCTAGAATGCAAATCAAATTTAATTTTTGGTAAACTAGCAACAGCTTGCCATTGTGCTTGAGTGATAGGATATTTGCCTAGTAAAAAAGGTTGAATAGTAACTTGATGTTGAGGACTGCCCCTATCTCCGCTTTCTATTTCAGCCTTCGGCACGCTACGCGAACGCCCGTACAGGAGTCAGGAGTCAGAAGGTAAAATTTTTCCCCATCTTCCTCTTCCCTCTTCCCTATCAAAAAAATCGGGGTATTTCTAGAACACCCAGAAATACCCCCATCTAAATCTAAAAAACTGATTAAACTGATTAACTACTATGCAAAAGCAGCAGTTCTCACATCATTATTAGCGAGAATTTCTTGCAATTCATCAGCGTCAACAGTTTCCTTATCAATCAACATTTGGGCAATTTGATCCAAAATGTGACGGTTACTTACTAAAACTTCCTTAGCCCGTGCGTAAGCAACATCCACTAATTTACGCACTTCTTCATCAATGGCAGCAGCAGTTTCTTCGGAGAAATCACGCTCAGACATGATATCTCGACCCAAGAACATATTACCTTGTTGACGACCTAAAGCCACAGGACCCAAGCGATCGCTCATGCCAAAACGAGTAATCATTTGTCTAGCAACTCGCGCTACTTGTTGCAAGTCATTAGAAGCACCGGTAGTAACTTCCTCTTCACCAAAGATAATTTCTTCAGCTAAACGACCACCCAAAGCCACGGCCATCTGATTTTCCAGATATGCACGGCTGTATAAACCTGTATCCATGCGGTCTTCGCTAGGAGTAAACCAAGTCAAACCACCAGCACGACCACGGGGAATAATGCTAATTTTCTGTACAGGGTCATAGTCAGGCATCAATGCACCAACTAAAGCGTGACCAGCTTCATGATAAGCAACCAAGGTTTTGCGCTTTTCGCTCATTACCCGGTCTTTCTTCTCTGGACCTGCTAACACCCGGTCAATAGCATCGTTAATTTCATCCATCGCAATTTCGGTTAAGTTGCGACGTGCTGCTAAAATTGCGGCTTCGTTTAACAGGTTAGATAAGTCTGCACCGGTGAATCCTGGGGTACGACGAGCGATTTTATCCAAGTCCACATCTTTAGATAAGGTTTTACCCCGTGCGTGAACTTTGAGAATTTCGCTACGGCCACCGTAGTCGGGACGGTCTACCACCACTTGACGGTCAAAACGACCAGGACGCAATAAAGCAGCGTCGAGTACATCAGGACGGTTGGTAGCTGCAATGATGATGATGCCGGTGTTACCTTCAAAACCATCCATTTCTGTTAATAGCTGGTTAAGGGTTTGTTCCCGTTCATCGTTACCACCACCTAAACCCGCACCCCGTTGACGACCTACTGCGTCAATTTCATCAATGAAGACGATACAAGGAGCGTTGGTTTTGGCTTGTTCAAATAAGTCGCGGACGCGGGAAGCACCCACACCAACGAACATTTCCACAAATTCAGAACCGGAAATACTAAAGAAGGGTACACCAGCTTCCCCAGCTACCGCACGGGCGAGGAGGGTTTTACCTGTTCCTGGAGGTCCGACTAATAATACACCTTTAGGAATTTTTGCACCAACAGCGGTAAAGCGATCGGCGTTTTTCAAAAAGTCTACAACTTCGTTTAATTCCAGTTTAGCTTGGTCAATACCTGCCACATCGCCAAAGGTCACTTGGGTTTGGGGTTCCATTTGTACCCTAGCTTTGGACTTACCAAAGTTCATTGCTTGGCTACCAGGACCAGTTTGAGCGCGACGGAGTAAGAAAAATAAACCCACCAACAGCAATACAGGGAAAAATAAGCTGCTCAGTGCTTTAAACCAAAAGCCTTCGTCGGTTTGGGGTAATACGGCAATATCAACACCTTTATCTGTCAGAGTATTGATTAACTCTGGATCGTTAACTAAAGTGACGCGCTTTTTATTGGGGTCGTATTTAGGTGTAACAATTGCTGTAGAACGATCTGAACTGAGACTGACTCTTTCTACTTTGCCTTGATCAACTTCTTGAATAAATTGACTATAGCGCCATGTTTCTACTTGGGGGGGTTGGTTGTCAAAAAACGCAGTCCCTAAAGCGATTACTACAATAAACAGCAGCGCATATAGCCCCGCATTTCTCCATCTTTTATTCACTGAGGTCTATCCTCCTGTATTTTTTGGGCGTTAGTGTAAGGTCTCTAAAATAAGAGAGGGCTTTATGAGAATTATGTTAACTTATCTTAAGATATACCAAAATGGCGTTCCTGTCATGGTAGAAATAATCCTTTAAGTTCTAAAAAGCAAGGATGCTTAGGATTATATTCTAACGATCCGGTGGGCTGATGTACGGTATGAATGGGAATTATCTCGACAACGCTGTTAGTGTAGGCGATCGCTGCAAATTCTTTTACTAGCTGTGGTGTCCAAGGTTGTTGGTGGATGGTAGTTCCCAGCTTTTGTAAATGTTGGATAATGTGCGATCGCTCTATTCCTGGCAATATTCCCACTTCTAATGGTGGTGTCCACCAACAGCCATCTTTCCAACCCCAAAGATTACCTGTACTGGTTTCTAACCAATTTCCCTCACTATTTATTAAAATCGCTTCTTCGGCGTTTACAGCTTGGACATTATTTTTCGCTAACCAAGGACTCAAATAATTGCCCGTTTTATGGTTGGGGAGAGAACGAGCAAATTCTGGTTTAGCAAGCCTAGCAATTATACCATTATTTTGTTTTTCTGTCAAGGTTTTCGGTAAAAATCTACCTGTGATCCATTCTCTCCCATCAGGAAAAATAGTAATTCTGATCACGGGAAAATGCTGTAAAAGAGTTTGTGCGCCACGGCGCACAAAATTCCAATCTGGTTCTAGCCAACCAAAGGTTTGTAAACTTAATTGCAAACGCGAACAATGGGCTTTCCAGTTAGTTAAACTATGATCAAGGGAATGATCATAAACTCTCAAGGTTGTAAAAACTGTAGCTCCATAAATCAAACCTGGATCATTAATATTTAATTCCAGCGTTTGCGATTCTATTAATTTACCACAATACCAGTACATGACAGGTGACAGGTGACAGTAACCAGGGGAAGCAGGGGAAGTTTATTGAACAATAATCAATAATCAATAATCAATTATCAATTACCTTAATCTTTTTCCCGGAAAGTAACAGTAGGTATTCCTTGGTTATCAATAGCTATTTTACCACCTAAATTTTCAATTTCTTTAATAGCACGGTTGCGAGTTTTTTCATCTACATTATTTTGTAAAACCATGCTCCAACTGGCAATTCTAGCATACTTACTATCAGGGTTTCTTTCTAAAAATTTAGCAGTAGCTTGGGACAGAGAAACTACATTTTTACTTTCTGGATCATCGTATTCACTAGCCCATTCTGCGGCTTTGAAAAAAGACTTACTTGCGGCTTGGGAGTCACCTAAAAATAATAATTCATCTGTGCCTTTATAACGCCAGATATAATAAGATTTTTCTGGTAATTTAGGTGATAAGGATTTTAAATTTTTATCCATTAATTTAATAGCTCTTTCTGGCATACCTGCATATAAAGAACTACTAACAGAAAGAGCAAGATAAGCTTCTCTAAATTTCGGATCATGTTTAAGTATGATTCCAAAAAATTCTGGACTTAAACTATAACCTATTTTGTCTCTAACTTCATCATCACCAAAGTATTGCAAAAAGTCAATATATACCCAATTAGAAATGAGGTTATCATAACCAAAAGTGGGTATTTTTTGCAGTAAACCCAAACTTAAAGCTTGTTTTTGCTGTTCTTTTTCTAAAGCTTCCACAGACATATCTTGTTTACTATTTAGCAATTTCTGTAGTCTGGGATATTGACTTAAACTAATTCCTAAAATACAGAAAATAGCTACCAAAGGCGTAATAATAAATTCACGAGATAACAGCATATTCATATATTTAATCTCTATTCCCTATTCGCTATTGATGTAATAATTGCCAACATTGTTGAGCGATACCTGCGGCGAGCTTCGCTATCGCCCAATCTTCTTGTGTGTGTATAACTAATACTCGCACATTTGAATCAGGTGTAGCAATATCTATATCAACTGGTTGTTGTTTATTTTTCTCAGAGTCTATTTTCAATCCTAAAAATTGCCAAGCTTCACAAGCTGCTTGACGTATTAATGCGGATTTTTCACCCACTCCAGCGGTAAATACTAATGCATCTAAACCACCTAAACTAGCCAACATTGAACCAATACCAGTCCGTAACCGATGTACGTACATATCCCAAGCTAGTTTAGCACGATAGTTACCTTGTTCAATTGCTGCCAGAACTTGAGGTAAATCACTAGAAACACCCGAAATTCCCCGTAATCCTGAAGCTTTATTTAAAACATAATCTAAACTTTCTGCTGAGTAATCAGACTGACGCAATAGATAAATTAAAATCCCTGGATCAAGTGAACCGCAACGACTTCCCATCATCAAACCATCTAAAGGTGTAAATCCCATAGTGGTATCAATACTGCGACCATCTTTAATTGCTGCTAAGGAACAACCATTACCTAAATGGCAAGTGATTAAACGCAGGTCGGTCAAATCTCTACCAAGAATTTGCGCTGCACGGTTCGCACAGTATTGGTGACTGATACCATGAAAGCCGTAGCGACGGATACCTTTCTCTACCCAATCATAAGGACCGGGATAGATGGCTGCTGCATCCGGTAAAGTGCTATGAAACCCTGTATCAAAAACTGCGACTTGTTTAACATCTCCCAAGCTTTGCTCAATGGCTTCTATGCCTTCTAAAGCTGCTGGGTTATGGGCTGGAGCGAGGGTAGAAAGATTAGCGATCGCCTTTTTTACATCTTCTGTAATTACTACACTATTACGGTATTCTTGACCACCATGTACTACCCGATGTCCCACCACATCAATTTCTGATAAATTACTCAGTACCTTAGTAGCGCCACGAGTAAGAGTATACAGCATATATGCT contains:
- a CDS encoding tetratricopeptide repeat protein, yielding MFFINSLESQLQRWNETIIKQPNNPNVYIRRGMVYFQLSKIEESITDFDTAEKLDDRITPYLWQRGLSYYYAERLAEGAKQFEIDLTVNAQDVEETVWRYLCIARLSGVEEARNYLLPVKNDPRKIMRCVYDLFAGNCTTDDVLIVGKLEGVKGNFYSHLYLGLYYEAEGNEELAKDYIVKAADKYKIDDYMWYLSQVHKNLRKWF
- a CDS encoding formylglycine-generating enzyme family protein, producing MPKAEIESGDRGSPQHQVTIQPFLLGKYPITQAQWQAVASLPKIKFDLHSSPSHFKGANRPVEQVSWHEAQEFGAKLSRKTGKLYRLPSESEWEYACRAATTTPFYFGNTISTDLANYNGEYVYANGQKGIYRKETTNVGTFPANAFGLYDMHGLVWEWCEDGWYDNYIGAPTDGSAWLTGSDNHPRRVLRGGSWSYRPVYCRSAYRINYPAVSKDNNRGFRVACSAQWN
- the ftsH3 gene encoding ATP-dependent zinc metalloprotease FtsH3 codes for the protein MNKRWRNAGLYALLFIVVIALGTAFFDNQPPQVETWRYSQFIQEVDQGKVERVSLSSDRSTAIVTPKYDPNKKRVTLVNDPELINTLTDKGVDIAVLPQTDEGFWFKALSSLFFPVLLLVGLFFLLRRAQTGPGSQAMNFGKSKARVQMEPQTQVTFGDVAGIDQAKLELNEVVDFLKNADRFTAVGAKIPKGVLLVGPPGTGKTLLARAVAGEAGVPFFSISGSEFVEMFVGVGASRVRDLFEQAKTNAPCIVFIDEIDAVGRQRGAGLGGGNDEREQTLNQLLTEMDGFEGNTGIIIIAATNRPDVLDAALLRPGRFDRQVVVDRPDYGGRSEILKVHARGKTLSKDVDLDKIARRTPGFTGADLSNLLNEAAILAARRNLTEIAMDEINDAIDRVLAGPEKKDRVMSEKRKTLVAYHEAGHALVGALMPDYDPVQKISIIPRGRAGGLTWFTPSEDRMDTGLYSRAYLENQMAVALGGRLAEEIIFGEEEVTTGASNDLQQVARVARQMITRFGMSDRLGPVALGRQQGNMFLGRDIMSERDFSEETAAAIDEEVRKLVDVAYARAKEVLVSNRHILDQIAQMLIDKETVDADELQEILANNDVRTAAFA
- a CDS encoding aminotransferase class IV; the encoded protein is MYWYCGKLIESQTLELNINDPGLIYGATVFTTLRVYDHSLDHSLTNWKAHCSRLQLSLQTFGWLEPDWNFVRRGAQTLLQHFPVIRITIFPDGREWITGRFLPKTLTEKQNNGIIARLAKPEFARSLPNHKTGNYLSPWLAKNNVQAVNAEEAILINSEGNWLETSTGNLWGWKDGCWWTPPLEVGILPGIERSHIIQHLQKLGTTIHQQPWTPQLVKEFAAIAYTNSVVEIIPIHTVHQPTGSLEYNPKHPCFLELKGLFLP
- a CDS encoding acetate kinase, whose translation is MKILVLNAGSSSQKSCLYDITDTTLPQEAPKPLWEGKVNWTQDRGVAEIEVKTATGETLQESIYGDSRKAHVAYMLYTLTRGATKVLSNLSEIDVVGHRVVHGGQEYRNSVVITEDVKKAIANLSTLAPAHNPAALEGIEAIEQSLGDVKQVAVFDTGFHSTLPDAAAIYPGPYDWVEKGIRRYGFHGISHQYCANRAAQILGRDLTDLRLITCHLGNGCSLAAIKDGRSIDTTMGFTPLDGLMMGSRCGSLDPGILIYLLRQSDYSAESLDYVLNKASGLRGISGVSSDLPQVLAAIEQGNYRAKLAWDMYVHRLRTGIGSMLASLGGLDALVFTAGVGEKSALIRQAACEAWQFLGLKIDSEKNKQQPVDIDIATPDSNVRVLVIHTQEDWAIAKLAAGIAQQCWQLLHQ